The proteins below are encoded in one region of Cellvibrio zantedeschiae:
- a CDS encoding DNA-3-methyladenine glycosylase I codes for MIEKIRCPWCGDDPLYVDYHDNEWGTPLYDNQTLFEFLILEGAQAGLSWITVLRKRENYRKAFDNFDPAKIARYSDAKKAKLLQNEGIIRNRLKIESAVKNAQAYLAMQKNGEDFSEFLWSFVGGKPKQNKLKNMGQAVASTPESDAMSKALKQRGFNFVGTTICYAFMQATGMVNDHITTCYKYKASSTGK; via the coding sequence ATGATTGAAAAAATTCGCTGCCCCTGGTGCGGAGATGATCCCCTTTATGTTGACTATCACGATAACGAGTGGGGCACACCGCTGTATGACAATCAAACGCTGTTTGAGTTTTTGATTCTGGAGGGCGCGCAGGCCGGTCTTTCATGGATTACAGTTTTACGCAAACGTGAAAACTATCGCAAAGCATTTGATAACTTTGATCCGGCAAAAATCGCTCGCTATAGCGACGCCAAAAAAGCCAAGCTATTGCAAAACGAAGGCATCATTCGCAATCGGTTAAAAATTGAGAGCGCTGTTAAAAATGCCCAAGCCTACCTGGCCATGCAAAAAAACGGCGAAGACTTTAGCGAATTTTTATGGAGTTTTGTTGGCGGAAAACCCAAACAAAATAAATTAAAAAATATGGGTCAGGCAGTAGCCTCCACGCCAGAGTCAGATGCTATGAGCAAAGCATTGAAACAAAGGGGCTTTAATTTTGTAGGCACTACAATTTGCTATGCGTTTATGCAAGCCACGGGCATGGTGAACGATCACATCACCACTTGTTACAAATATAAAGCCAGCAGTACAGGTAAATAG
- a CDS encoding helix-turn-helix transcriptional regulator: MQRAERLFQLLTLLRNRRTVMTAKQLSEHLQVSERTVYRDIQSLSLSGVPVEGEAGVGYRLSHRYQLPPLMFDRHEVEALLLGARMVSSWGDMDMAAHAKQAIQKILAVLPDHLRHSDENLPLLVPNMEEIQKFYTAHSQPIREAIRARQRIKIDYTRADAQASTRTIEPLGLIFWGKVWTLVAWCQLRVEYRTFRLDRINTLDVLNEIFETHDNKSLKHFLALQDESCQDWNND; the protein is encoded by the coding sequence ATGCAACGCGCCGAACGCCTATTCCAACTGCTGACCTTGCTGCGCAATCGCCGCACGGTTATGACCGCCAAACAGTTGAGCGAGCATTTACAAGTCTCCGAGCGAACCGTGTACCGCGATATCCAATCGCTAAGCCTTTCTGGCGTTCCGGTTGAAGGCGAAGCAGGTGTGGGCTATCGGCTTTCGCATCGTTACCAACTCCCACCCCTGATGTTTGATCGCCATGAAGTTGAAGCGCTATTGCTGGGCGCGCGCATGGTAAGCAGTTGGGGCGACATGGATATGGCTGCACACGCCAAACAAGCCATACAGAAAATTCTTGCTGTACTGCCCGACCACTTGCGCCATAGCGATGAAAACTTACCCCTGCTCGTCCCGAATATGGAAGAAATACAAAAATTTTATACGGCGCACAGCCAACCTATCCGCGAAGCCATACGCGCCCGCCAGCGCATTAAAATTGATTACACTCGCGCCGACGCACAAGCTTCCACGCGCACTATCGAACCGCTGGGACTTATCTTTTGGGGCAAGGTGTGGACACTGGTTGCCTGGTGCCAACTCAGAGTGGAATACCGCACCTTTAGGCTTGACCGCATCAATACACTCGACGTGTTGAACGAAATTTTTGAAACCCACGATAACAAAAGCCTGAAACATTTTTTAGCGTTGCAGGATGAATCTTGTCAGGATTGGAACAATGATTGA
- the pip gene encoding prolyl aminopeptidase, with product MHTFFPEIKPYQRHIIAVEPPHELYVDESGNPDGIPVLFVHGGPGAGCGKFDRRFFDPQIYRIVLFDQRGAGRSRPHAELQTNSTQKLVEDIEFIRKTLGIDKWVLFGGSWGSTLSLVYAQTYPERVLGLILRGIFLCRPVDLLWFYQEGASRLFPDYWEDFIQPIPEEERHDMMNAYYRHLTGDNQIQQMTAAKAWSLWEGRTATLRPNQEVVESFTEPHRALSLARIEAHYFVNNAFLEENQILRDAHKLADIPGVIVHGRYDVICPLDNAYLLHKAWPGSELNIIREAGHASREAGIVDALIRATNDMAKDLGERPDQLA from the coding sequence ATGCATACTTTTTTTCCTGAGATAAAACCCTACCAGCGTCATATCATTGCAGTTGAACCACCTCATGAACTTTATGTGGATGAATCAGGAAATCCTGATGGTATCCCAGTGTTATTTGTACACGGCGGCCCCGGAGCAGGCTGCGGCAAATTCGACCGCCGTTTTTTCGATCCTCAAATCTATCGCATAGTCTTATTTGATCAACGCGGTGCGGGTCGCTCGCGTCCCCATGCAGAATTGCAAACCAACAGTACCCAAAAGCTGGTTGAGGATATTGAATTTATCCGTAAAACCCTGGGAATTGATAAGTGGGTTTTGTTTGGTGGCTCTTGGGGTTCAACCCTGAGTTTGGTGTATGCGCAAACCTACCCCGAGCGGGTTTTAGGTTTGATTCTGCGCGGTATTTTTCTCTGTCGCCCGGTCGATTTGTTGTGGTTCTATCAGGAAGGTGCGAGCCGTTTGTTTCCGGATTACTGGGAGGATTTTATCCAGCCCATTCCAGAAGAAGAACGCCACGACATGATGAACGCTTATTATCGCCACCTCACTGGCGATAACCAAATCCAGCAAATGACTGCCGCCAAAGCATGGTCCCTGTGGGAAGGTCGTACTGCCACTTTGCGCCCCAATCAAGAGGTGGTTGAGTCATTTACCGAGCCGCATCGTGCGCTTTCCCTTGCACGTATTGAAGCCCACTATTTTGTGAACAATGCATTCCTCGAAGAAAACCAGATTCTGCGCGACGCCCACAAGCTTGCCGATATTCCGGGCGTTATTGTTCATGGCCGCTACGATGTAATTTGCCCCTTGGATAACGCCTATTTACTTCACAAAGCCTGGCCTGGTTCAGAGCTCAATATTATTCGCGAAGCGGGGCATGCATCGCGCGAAGCCGGTATTGTTGATGCACTAATTCGAGCCACCAATGATATGGCGAAAGATCTGGGTGAAAGACCTGATCAGTTGGCCTAG
- a CDS encoding helix-turn-helix domain-containing protein codes for MYQVIFNTHDVVLLMTAYQCILFAILLLTIKREKPLSNVFLAFFLLQQAAIPLDILISFGAEFRHVALGWSPNLFYVFGFGYWLEAPFLLWYTRSLIYKDYRLTKKDLIFLIPFFSYLVYQILFYYRLAWHDKLHLQEAYNLFSAPHYMNYVTLFREVFRAALGVMCILEIKRYSQHIKTNFSDIDRIDLTWLKILAIGFLGIRVWAVLVGVLILLSVSFGVTTNFEIMGLLGNYTTFIMVSMLIFFGLGHSSVFEGIEAKHTDSAKADVPKDKIKDAQIKQVVDYMKQEKPYLAPALTLDKLAAQLKMQPRILSHLINRHFSCNFFEFINSYRVEESKRLLTDPACAEKNMLDIMYDVGFNSKATFNTLFKKKVGMTPTEYRKQSMAQSNITQVTGL; via the coding sequence ATGTATCAAGTGATTTTCAATACTCACGATGTCGTGCTATTGATGACGGCATATCAATGCATTTTGTTTGCGATTCTCCTACTGACGATCAAGCGTGAAAAGCCCCTAAGCAATGTGTTTTTGGCTTTTTTTCTGTTGCAGCAAGCGGCAATTCCATTAGATATCCTTATCAGCTTTGGCGCTGAATTTCGCCATGTAGCCTTAGGTTGGTCTCCCAATCTATTTTATGTTTTTGGGTTTGGCTATTGGTTAGAGGCGCCGTTTTTGTTGTGGTACACGCGGTCGTTAATTTACAAAGATTATCGCCTCACAAAAAAAGATCTCATTTTTTTGATTCCGTTTTTTAGCTACCTCGTTTATCAAATCCTCTTTTATTACCGCTTGGCGTGGCATGACAAGCTCCATTTGCAGGAGGCCTACAATCTATTCTCTGCACCTCACTATATGAATTATGTAACTCTCTTTAGGGAAGTGTTTCGTGCGGCGCTGGGGGTGATGTGTATTCTGGAGATAAAGCGCTACAGTCAGCACATCAAAACCAATTTTTCAGATATAGATCGAATAGACCTCACCTGGTTGAAAATCCTGGCGATAGGTTTCCTCGGAATCAGAGTCTGGGCAGTGTTGGTGGGTGTATTAATTTTGTTGTCGGTAAGCTTTGGGGTAACAACTAATTTTGAAATTATGGGGCTACTTGGTAATTACACCACCTTCATTATGGTAAGCATGCTGATCTTTTTTGGTTTGGGTCATTCGTCCGTTTTTGAGGGAATAGAAGCCAAACACACAGATTCTGCAAAAGCCGATGTGCCTAAGGACAAAATAAAAGATGCCCAAATTAAACAGGTAGTCGATTATATGAAGCAGGAAAAGCCTTATCTTGCTCCGGCTTTGACCTTGGATAAATTGGCGGCGCAACTAAAAATGCAGCCGCGTATTTTATCGCATCTTATTAATCGCCACTTTTCCTGCAACTTTTTTGAGTTCATTAATTCCTACCGTGTCGAAGAATCCAAACGCTTATTGACTGATCCGGCTTGCGCAGAAAAAAATATGCTGGATATCATGTATGATGTTGGTTTTAACAGTAAGGCCACCTTTAATACTTTATTTAAGAAAAAAGTAGGTATGACGCCCACTGAATATCGTAAGCAATCAATGGCACAATCCAATATTACGCAAGTGACAGGTTTATAA
- the dtd gene encoding D-aminoacyl-tRNA deacylase: MLGLIQRVKKAQVDVDGECVGNIEQGLLLFLGLEKTDTQVTANKMIDKLLAYRVFADEQNKMNCSVQQINGGVLVVSQFTLAADTQKGLRPSFSCAMPPAEAEELYNYFVAQLGSKHEKIATGIFAADMQVSLVNDGPVTFILNME, from the coding sequence ATGTTAGGCTTAATCCAACGAGTAAAAAAAGCGCAAGTTGATGTTGATGGCGAATGTGTAGGAAATATTGAGCAAGGATTGTTGTTGTTTCTCGGTTTGGAAAAAACCGACACACAAGTTACGGCCAACAAAATGATTGATAAGTTGCTGGCCTATAGAGTTTTTGCCGATGAGCAAAACAAAATGAATTGCAGTGTTCAGCAAATTAATGGCGGGGTCTTGGTCGTTTCGCAATTTACTTTAGCTGCAGATACGCAAAAAGGTTTGCGCCCCAGTTTTTCATGTGCCATGCCGCCTGCGGAAGCAGAAGAGTTGTACAATTATTTTGTGGCTCAATTGGGTAGCAAGCATGAGAAAATTGCTACTGGAATATTTGCGGCGGATATGCAGGTGAGTCTTGTAAACGATGGGCCGGTAACGTTTATATTAAATATGGAATAA
- a CDS encoding ATP-binding protein encodes MKDFINNTITLNVLLCVSYFLLATLGFQWGALTANATLLWPPSGLAVFACIVFGYRALPGLVLGAIISSQSISFSNPAGASAFAYFIASITGSASILQAFVIARFSKHYYLNNFCVTTSSAVYFTLKVLIFCTIAATIGNITLWQADIINLATALQNWAVWWMGDSIGVLIISPLLLWIYHRKAFSQRPQTHAFLIFCAGIGMVLLTVAAVGHNERETYQKNLIHETENLQTGIQSNIDLAIRDLSTLQEYFSNNIPNQDEFRKLTEPLLKRNPSLDSFSWIPATNSKQANLALNFNDGFELARSKETSSSWQTANDQGFTNDLLADLTKKLSIANSDIFLRSDADGKQSASPIINLAAPIYSCSHAQKHQCKIHNVVSSALNLNSLMHSVTSRNPLVKLDIQLAINSSPHQITYWQWSGDQWIKQAEGNLSLVKSSTLLHGRIPVIKIMDSQWQLLVSQKNISIWFLPNLLQCFIFVIGCALVCLLSAYLQALYRQDQLIIDSREKLKEEINSQTEALRAANDWLLKEIEEKRTTQDQLKASEAHMRALLDNIPDPIWFKSPEGVYLSFNKAVVALFKRNEKEMIGKKAGDYVDADFEATIKRFEASVLASKKAVRRELWMHIPASNENRLMDTIKVAMRDENNKPTGILSIARDITEQHYLIDELEKFKRFSEYASEGFSIMSLSAETLYMNRSMQRMLLSDNTFSHNHFLNYFPADLHEQWREDIFPYVLLKGYWQGELAALRADGSRFPTKATFFALRDDKGKPLYIGEIMSDISEQKQIEKSLQVAKEAAEEATRAKSRFLANMSHEIRTPLNAVLGYSQLLMTEPQLSTQQHERLQAILNAGQRLLHLINDVLDLSKIEAGVLHFRQDLFDLRQELNDTIAIMRTKATAKGLALHYDIQLPTPAIVKSDRQKIGQIILNLLGNAIKFTHTGEINIKVQTDNKSLVINIIDTGPGITAQELQLLFAVFKQGKAGEESGGTGLGLVISKHIAESLGGDITLDSEPGRGTRACLRLPLEIEEDTEIDSAPLVVNAKLAEGQECKVLVIEDDPASRDLLVNLLRDMGCDVKEAHNGKEGLFNALAQKPDIIFTDIRMPELSGTDMLKELRKTFAKSDLPVVAVSASSLEHERNFYLGEGFHEFIGKPYQFSDIYSALQKFTGVAFVATEDSLISHDQNVIERGIWHIPDELMALQQQLQTLKLSLNSGDMNNSKKLFALQSVQTLGKNSYQKIHNAMRQYDLVLAEQFLDELMAEIASVIDAQKN; translated from the coding sequence TTGAAGGATTTCATTAACAACACCATTACGCTGAATGTCCTGCTCTGTGTCAGTTATTTTCTATTGGCTACTCTAGGTTTTCAATGGGGTGCGTTAACGGCTAACGCCACGCTTTTATGGCCACCCTCAGGCCTCGCCGTTTTTGCATGTATTGTTTTTGGTTATCGTGCGCTACCGGGTTTGGTATTGGGCGCGATTATTTCCAGCCAGAGCATTTCGTTTTCGAACCCCGCTGGCGCCAGCGCCTTTGCTTATTTCATTGCAAGCATCACCGGTAGTGCAAGTATTTTACAAGCGTTTGTTATTGCGCGCTTTTCAAAACATTATTATTTAAACAATTTCTGCGTTACAACATCTTCTGCAGTTTATTTCACGCTAAAAGTCTTAATTTTTTGCACTATTGCGGCAACCATTGGCAATATCACACTTTGGCAAGCCGATATCATTAATCTTGCTACAGCCTTGCAAAATTGGGCAGTCTGGTGGATGGGCGACAGCATTGGTGTGTTAATTATTAGCCCATTGTTGTTGTGGATTTATCACCGCAAAGCTTTTTCCCAACGTCCGCAAACCCATGCGTTCCTTATTTTTTGTGCCGGCATCGGCATGGTGCTGCTTACAGTAGCCGCAGTAGGCCATAACGAACGCGAAACTTACCAGAAAAACTTAATCCACGAGACAGAAAATTTACAGACGGGAATTCAATCGAATATTGATTTAGCAATTCGCGATCTCAGCACCTTGCAGGAATATTTTTCAAATAATATTCCCAATCAAGATGAATTCCGCAAGCTGACAGAACCTTTGCTAAAACGTAATCCGTCGCTTGATTCCTTCAGCTGGATACCGGCAACCAACAGCAAACAAGCGAACCTGGCGCTCAATTTTAACGATGGCTTCGAGCTTGCTCGCAGCAAAGAGACAAGTTCATCCTGGCAAACCGCTAACGATCAAGGTTTCACAAATGATCTTCTTGCGGATTTAACCAAAAAACTTTCAATCGCTAATAGCGACATTTTTTTACGAAGTGATGCTGACGGAAAGCAAAGCGCCAGCCCAATAATTAATTTAGCGGCCCCTATCTATAGTTGCAGCCATGCCCAAAAACACCAATGCAAAATTCATAACGTGGTCAGCAGCGCTCTCAATTTAAACTCGCTTATGCACTCTGTTACAAGCCGAAACCCGTTGGTGAAACTCGACATTCAACTCGCAATCAACAGCTCACCACACCAAATCACTTATTGGCAATGGAGCGGGGATCAATGGATTAAACAAGCCGAAGGCAATCTAAGTCTCGTTAAAAGTTCAACCCTGCTACATGGAAGAATTCCTGTTATTAAAATAATGGATAGCCAATGGCAATTACTGGTTAGCCAAAAAAATATTTCCATTTGGTTTTTACCAAACCTGCTGCAATGCTTTATCTTCGTTATCGGATGTGCACTGGTATGTTTATTAAGTGCTTATTTACAAGCGCTCTATCGCCAGGATCAATTAATTATTGATAGCAGGGAAAAGCTCAAAGAAGAAATCAATAGCCAGACAGAAGCATTGCGTGCTGCGAATGATTGGCTGTTAAAAGAGATTGAAGAAAAACGCACAACACAAGACCAGCTCAAAGCGAGTGAAGCGCACATGCGCGCGCTCTTAGACAACATACCTGATCCTATCTGGTTTAAATCTCCCGAAGGCGTTTATTTAAGCTTTAATAAAGCTGTAGTTGCGCTGTTTAAACGCAACGAAAAGGAAATGATAGGAAAAAAAGCCGGCGACTATGTTGACGCAGACTTCGAAGCCACTATCAAAAGATTTGAAGCCAGCGTATTAGCCAGCAAAAAAGCTGTCAGACGCGAGCTGTGGATGCACATACCAGCCAGTAACGAAAACCGTCTGATGGATACCATTAAAGTCGCAATGCGCGATGAAAATAATAAACCTACGGGCATCCTGAGCATTGCGCGGGATATTACCGAGCAACATTATTTAATTGATGAACTGGAAAAATTTAAACGTTTTTCTGAATATGCCAGCGAAGGCTTTTCAATTATGTCCTTGTCTGCCGAAACCTTGTATATGAATCGCAGCATGCAGCGGATGTTATTAAGCGACAATACATTTTCACACAATCACTTCCTGAACTATTTTCCAGCAGACCTGCACGAGCAATGGCGTGAAGATATTTTTCCCTATGTATTGTTAAAAGGGTATTGGCAGGGCGAGTTGGCGGCGCTAAGGGCAGATGGATCGCGTTTCCCCACCAAAGCTACTTTTTTCGCACTGCGCGATGATAAGGGGAAACCTTTATACATCGGCGAAATCATGAGTGATATTTCCGAACAAAAACAAATTGAAAAATCTTTGCAGGTAGCCAAGGAAGCAGCAGAAGAAGCCACACGAGCCAAGAGCCGTTTTCTCGCTAATATGAGCCACGAAATCCGTACACCGCTTAATGCTGTTTTAGGTTATTCACAATTATTGATGACTGAGCCGCAGCTCTCTACACAACAACACGAGCGGTTGCAGGCAATTCTCAATGCAGGCCAACGCCTGCTACATTTGATTAATGATGTTTTGGATTTATCGAAAATTGAGGCCGGCGTTTTACATTTCCGACAAGATCTTTTTGACTTGCGGCAGGAGTTAAATGACACCATTGCTATCATGCGCACCAAGGCAACTGCAAAGGGCCTGGCTTTGCATTACGATATTCAATTGCCAACACCTGCCATAGTGAAAAGTGACCGACAAAAAATTGGTCAAATCATTTTAAATCTGTTGGGCAACGCTATTAAATTTACGCACACAGGCGAAATTAATATCAAAGTGCAAACCGATAACAAAAGCCTGGTGATTAATATTATCGACACAGGCCCAGGGATTACTGCACAAGAATTGCAATTATTATTCGCCGTATTTAAACAGGGGAAGGCCGGCGAGGAATCTGGCGGCACTGGCTTAGGATTAGTTATATCCAAACACATTGCAGAAAGTTTAGGTGGCGATATCACCCTGGATAGCGAACCCGGCAGAGGCACGCGCGCATGCTTGCGTTTGCCACTTGAGATTGAAGAGGACACCGAAATTGATAGCGCACCTTTAGTCGTAAATGCCAAATTGGCTGAAGGTCAAGAATGCAAGGTGCTGGTTATTGAAGACGACCCGGCAAGCCGCGATTTGTTAGTGAATTTATTGCGCGACATGGGTTGCGATGTAAAAGAAGCACATAACGGCAAGGAAGGTCTTTTTAACGCACTGGCGCAAAAGCCGGATATTATTTTCACGGATATTCGCATGCCGGAACTAAGCGGGACTGACATGCTCAAGGAGTTGCGCAAAACTTTTGCAAAATCAGATTTACCTGTCGTGGCCGTATCCGCATCCAGCCTTGAACATGAACGCAACTTTTATTTGGGTGAAGGCTTCCATGAATTTATTGGCAAGCCTTACCAATTTAGCGACATTTATAGCGCCCTGCAAAAATTTACCGGCGTAGCATTTGTTGCTACCGAAGATAGCTTGATAAGTCACGACCAGAACGTGATTGAAAGAGGCATCTGGCATATTCCAGATGAATTAATGGCGCTACAACAACAGCTTCAAACACTTAAATTAAGCCTAAATAGTGGCGATATGAATAACAGCAAAAAGCTTTTTGCTTTGCAGAGCGTGCAAACACTGGGTAAAAACTCCTACCAAAAGATTCACAATGCTATGCGCCAGTATGATTTGGTACTAGCAGAACAATTTCTTGATGAACTAATGGCGGAAATAGCAAGCGTCATTGATGCACAAAAAAATTAG
- a CDS encoding putative bifunctional diguanylate cyclase/phosphodiesterase, with protein MLASSRILLVDDTPENLDVLSAILEDLECQLIVATNGERAIELAQKQSPDLILLDVMMPGMNGFEVCNLLKANSATAEIPIIFVTARTDDISIGFSVGGNDYISKPINADEVRARVRHQLERRLLLNELQTLNKELEQKVRERTADLTIVNRQLREEINERRYMQDRLSYLATHDFVTRLHNRNSLEAYVCGLLARVQTASIKASFLLIDIDRFRVINESCGCIAGDELLRQFSDSIAGLLSRDDFFARIGSDKFAIVTHKSNVDNSSELAELILQHIKNFKFVWEEREFRLVASIALVPLNREIVSFDQVMLMADEVLFLAKREGRGLIRTYNEATKRSSDDKENVNWAQRLVDANHNKHFRAHFQLIEDFIPDNTKPKKIRIETLIRMWDPIQERLIPPGEFIGPAERLHLIPELDKWMIEEVFHLLTQHKDLLTGIESVSMNLSALSLREPHFADHIIHLIDLYKIPPSLINFEITETEAITNLEVANEFMQRLHKLGCYFSLDDFGSGFASYAYLHKLAFDTLKIDGIFVRDMDREPNHYAMVKAIVEMAHSLEKEVVAEFVETAEVVELLKKLNVKWGQGFLYHKPEALSYEALLSHLKS; from the coding sequence ATGCTTGCGAGTTCACGGATACTGCTGGTTGACGATACCCCAGAAAATCTGGATGTGCTAAGCGCAATCCTGGAAGATCTTGAGTGCCAACTTATTGTTGCCACCAACGGCGAGCGCGCTATAGAACTCGCCCAAAAACAATCCCCCGATTTAATTTTGCTCGATGTCATGATGCCGGGCATGAATGGCTTTGAAGTTTGCAATCTATTAAAAGCAAATTCAGCCACCGCTGAAATTCCCATTATTTTTGTCACCGCCCGCACCGACGATATCAGTATTGGATTTTCTGTAGGCGGTAATGATTATATTTCAAAACCTATTAATGCCGATGAGGTGCGTGCGCGTGTGCGCCATCAACTTGAGCGCAGACTTTTACTAAACGAGTTGCAAACCCTCAACAAGGAACTCGAACAAAAGGTACGCGAACGCACAGCAGACTTAACGATTGTAAACCGCCAGCTGCGTGAAGAAATTAATGAACGTCGCTACATGCAAGATCGCTTGAGCTATTTAGCCACCCACGATTTTGTCACGCGTTTGCACAATCGCAATTCATTAGAAGCTTATGTTTGTGGCTTGCTAGCAAGAGTTCAAACCGCGAGCATTAAAGCTTCGTTTCTATTAATTGATATAGATCGCTTTCGGGTAATTAACGAAAGCTGTGGTTGCATTGCAGGCGACGAACTTTTGCGTCAATTTTCTGATTCTATTGCGGGCCTGCTTTCACGCGACGATTTTTTTGCGCGCATTGGCAGTGATAAATTCGCCATTGTCACGCATAAGTCTAACGTCGATAACAGCAGCGAACTGGCAGAGCTAATACTGCAGCACATTAAAAACTTTAAATTTGTTTGGGAAGAACGCGAATTCAGGCTAGTAGCATCCATTGCATTGGTGCCGCTGAACCGGGAAATTGTCAGCTTTGACCAGGTTATGCTCATGGCTGACGAAGTTCTCTTTCTCGCCAAACGTGAGGGCCGTGGATTAATTCGCACCTACAACGAAGCCACCAAGCGCTCCAGTGATGACAAAGAAAACGTTAATTGGGCGCAGCGCCTGGTGGATGCCAATCACAACAAACATTTCCGCGCACATTTTCAACTGATCGAAGACTTTATACCTGATAACACCAAGCCGAAAAAGATTCGCATTGAAACGCTTATTCGCATGTGGGATCCAATTCAGGAGCGCTTGATTCCACCGGGTGAATTTATTGGCCCGGCCGAACGTTTGCATTTAATCCCCGAGCTGGACAAATGGATGATTGAAGAAGTATTTCATTTACTGACCCAACATAAAGATCTGCTCACGGGTATTGAATCTGTATCCATGAATCTCTCTGCGCTGTCGTTGCGTGAGCCACATTTTGCCGATCACATTATTCATTTAATAGATTTATACAAAATCCCACCATCCTTAATTAATTTTGAAATAACTGAAACCGAAGCCATCACCAATCTGGAAGTTGCTAACGAATTTATGCAGCGCTTGCATAAGTTAGGTTGCTACTTTTCTTTAGATGATTTCGGTAGCGGGTTTGCCTCCTATGCTTATTTACATAAGTTGGCTTTCGATACTTTAAAGATCGATGGCATTTTTGTACGTGACATGGACCGCGAACCCAATCACTACGCGATGGTAAAAGCCATTGTAGAGATGGCGCATTCACTTGAAAAAGAAGTGGTTGCTGAATTTGTCGAAACGGCTGAAGTAGTAGAACTATTGAAAAAACTCAATGTTAAATGGGGACAGGGATTTTTGTACCATAAACCAGAAGCATTGAGTTATGAAGCTCTGCTTAGCCATTTGAAGAGCTAG